CACGCGCGCTTCGCTCATTAAAAGGAGTGCGGCTGCGCCGTCGGTAATGGGTGAACTGTTTCCCGCCGTCACCGTGCCATACCTTCGGTCGAAATAAGGAGTCAGTCTTTCGAGGGCTTCGATGGTTTGGTTCTCGCGCGGGCCGATGTCGTTTCCCAGCGGCTCCGGTTCTCCCGGCAAGTAAATCGGAACAATCTCGTCCGCCATCCGGCCGGACTTTGTGGCGGCCACGGCGCGCTGATGGCTTTGCAAAGCGAATTCGTCCTGTTCCCTTCGCGTGATGTGAAATTCTTTGGCCAGCACTTCCGCGGTCTCCCCCATGTTAAGGCCGCTGAACGGATCCTTGAGTCCTTCGGCCAGAGCCACGACCGGTTTGAGCATTCGGGGCCGGAACTTAGCCAAGGCCGCCGCCTTTTTTAACCGCGATTTGGCGCGCCAGACGTTGCCCATGAAATCGCTCATTTCTCTGGGATACATGAGCGGAATGTTGGACATCGATTCCGTGCCGCCGACGACGACCGTGTGAGCCTGGCCGCTTCGAATCAACTCGAATCCCTCCGCGATCGACTGAAGGCCGGAAGCGCAATTTCGCGACACCGTGTGAGCCGACATGGAAAGAGGCATGCCCGAATTGAGTTCGATGACACGGCTGATGTTTGTGGCTTCCATCGGCTGCGCGACGTTGCCGATAATAACTTCGTCGACGGTGGCCGGATCGATATCGGTCTTTTCCAGAAGCTCGCGGACGGCGATCCGGCCAAGTTCTTGGGCACCCATTCGGGATAGGCGGTCTCCCGCCTTAACAAAGGGGGTACGAATTCCGTCTACAATGGCTACTCGGGTCATAAGGCTCTCAGCGAGGCGTGAATTGAACCTGAGACAAAGAGGGGGCTTTCTGAGGCCGAAATTCTTCTAACAGATTCTCGAAACTCGAGGTTAAGTGACCGAAGTTGCAGCACGAACCTCCTCTCGACCCCTTGGATGACCCGGGGCGTCAAATGCCGTTTGATTTCGCAGAGTTGAATCCGTATCATAGAACGAGTGCAAATTTCCATGAAATGGTGTCTCGCCTTCGGGGCGGCACTGTTTCCCTTCCTGATTATCGATTCAGCGTGGGCGTGGGGTCCGGCGGCTCATCTTCAGTACGGGATGACGGTTTTGGGGCAGCTCTCTCAACTGGCGGACGGCCTCCGGCTGCTCCTTTCGGCTCAGCCAATACCGTTCCTCTATGGTTGCGTGAGCGCGGACATTGTTTTGGCGAAGAAATTAGGGCGAGCCATGACTCATGGCCATCGATGGGACAACGGGTTTCGCTTGATCGAGGAGGCGCAAACGGACCGAACCCGGGCCTTCGCGCTCGGTTATGTGGCCCATCTTGCCGCCGACACGATCAGCCACAATTGTTATGTGCCGAGCAAGACGATCGAATCGTACGATTCCGGAATCCTAAAGCACCTGTATTGGGAGTTGGTGTTCGACCGAAAAATGACCAACTCCAAGACGCTCAAGCTTTTTGAACAGATCGCGAAAGGAGATTTCAACGATTGCGACGCCCATATGGAAAGCCTCGTGCCGACTCGAATCTTTGATTTCTCTTTCAACAAGCAGATTTTTAACCAGCTACTGCTCCTCCAGGGTCTTCACCAGTGGCAAAAGTTGTGGAGCGGGCTTTCCAAGAAAAACCCCTGGCCGTTGCCGCCGACCGAGGTGAAGCACTTTCACGACAAAGCGGTCGGCGCCGTAATGAGCTTTTTGGTCGATCAAAAAGATTCGCCGATGGTGGCGGCCGACCCGACCGGTCAAGCGCGCTTGCGGGCCGCGCATGAACTGCGCCGACATTTCAAGAAAAAGCTCCGGACCGACCGTCCGCCCCCCCGCAACGTGGTTCGCGCCGCCGCACAGAGGTTCGCCCGAGAGCCGTTCTTAGCGATTGAAGTCGACGATCTCAAAGCGGCGTAATTTCAACGATGGACGGCGAACCAACGTTGAAACCACGTATGTGGTGCAGGCTACGGTACCCCGGCAACGCGAGCCAGTTGCGGAAAGCTGTCGAAGTGTTGATCTCGGGAAAAGAGCACCAGGTCGTGCTGATAAACTAAAGCCGCAATCCAGATGTCATTTGTCGGGATAGGAGTTCCCTTAGATCGAAGCTGCTGAAACAAGCGAGCGTAATGGTGGGTTGTTTGTTCGTCTGGTGAAAGAACAGACACGGTTGAAGAGTTCAGAAAACTCACAAGCTTGCTTTCATTGGTTGCCGCAGCCTTTCCACCTAAGAAGCCGGCGCGCAATTCCGCAATGGTGATCAGAGGTAGATAAACTCGCTCAGCTTGTTGGATAAGCCGAACCGCTGTTTCGTCTCCTTTACAGAAGTCTACGTAACGGTTCGTATCAATCGCGATCTTCACTTCCAGAGATCAGGGTCCACCTGATCTTGCATTCGGATGGCCTCGTCGAAGGCCGG
This portion of the Bdellovibrionota bacterium genome encodes:
- a CDS encoding thiolase family protein, with protein sequence MTRVAIVDGIRTPFVKAGDRLSRMGAQELGRIAVRELLEKTDIDPATVDEVIIGNVAQPMEATNISRVIELNSGMPLSMSAHTVSRNCASGLQSIAEGFELIRSGQAHTVVVGGTESMSNIPLMYPREMSDFMGNVWRAKSRLKKAAALAKFRPRMLKPVVALAEGLKDPFSGLNMGETAEVLAKEFHITRREQDEFALQSHQRAVAATKSGRMADEIVPIYLPGEPEPLGNDIGPRENQTIEALERLTPYFDRRYGTVTAGNSSPITDGAAALLLMSEARVQVTGIQPLAWIRSYGFAGLDPRRMGLGPAVAAPIALRRAGLSMREIELVEMNEAFAAQVLANLRVFERPKLGEAVGADQPELAPIDVGRLNVNGGAIALGHPVGTSGTRITLTLAKEMKRRNLQLGLATLCVGGGQGAAMVLERR
- a CDS encoding zinc dependent phospholipase C family protein; its protein translation is MKWCLAFGAALFPFLIIDSAWAWGPAAHLQYGMTVLGQLSQLADGLRLLLSAQPIPFLYGCVSADIVLAKKLGRAMTHGHRWDNGFRLIEEAQTDRTRAFALGYVAHLAADTISHNCYVPSKTIESYDSGILKHLYWELVFDRKMTNSKTLKLFEQIAKGDFNDCDAHMESLVPTRIFDFSFNKQIFNQLLLLQGLHQWQKLWSGLSKKNPWPLPPTEVKHFHDKAVGAVMSFLVDQKDSPMVAADPTGQARLRAAHELRRHFKKKLRTDRPPPRNVVRAAAQRFAREPFLAIEVDDLKAA
- a CDS encoding type II toxin-antitoxin system VapC family toxin, producing the protein MKIAIDTNRYVDFCKGDETAVRLIQQAERVYLPLITIAELRAGFLGGKAAATNESKLVSFLNSSTVSVLSPDEQTTHHYARLFQQLRSKGTPIPTNDIWIAALVYQHDLVLFSRDQHFDSFPQLARVAGVP